A single Phragmites australis chromosome 4, lpPhrAust1.1, whole genome shotgun sequence DNA region contains:
- the LOC133916264 gene encoding uncharacterized protein LOC133916264, translating into MAGCGGAKSSASMEEEACIEKKYVGIAPKKPLISKDHERAYFDSADWVLGKQSANSSTSAAVESLKPKLKRTPHHQLPPRKPTCASS; encoded by the exons ATGGCAGGCTGCGGTGGAGCTAAGTCATCGGCCTCTATGGAGGAAGAG GCATGCATTGAGAAGAAGTATGTAGGAATTGCACCCAAGAAGCCTTTGATATCCAAG GATCACGAGCGCGCCTACTTCGATTCTGCAGATTGGGTGCTCGGCAAG CAATCTGCAAACAGCAGCACAAGTGCTGCCGTTGAGTCTCTGAAGCCCAAGCTAAAG AGAACGCCTCACCACCAGCTCCCCCCTCGTAAGCCGACCTGCGCTTCAAGCTGA